In a single window of the Bradyrhizobium erythrophlei genome:
- a CDS encoding NYN domain-containing protein, translating to MISSSNRIALFIDGANLHATAKTLGFDIDYKRLLREFQSRGILLRAFYYTAIIEDQEFSSIRPLIDWLDYNGYTVVTKATKEFIDPSGRRKVKGNMDIELAVDAMEIAEHVDQIVLFSGDGDFRSLVEAVQRRGVRVTVVSTISSHPPLIADELRRQADVFTDLVELQSKLGRDPSERPAPREPRHHAPQFLQRPTKTPPRGDDDDDRDNSDDR from the coding sequence ATGATATCTTCTTCCAATAGGATTGCTCTGTTCATCGATGGCGCAAATCTCCACGCGACCGCCAAGACGCTGGGTTTCGACATCGACTACAAGCGCCTGCTCAGGGAATTCCAGAGCCGCGGAATCCTGCTACGCGCGTTCTATTACACCGCGATCATTGAGGATCAGGAATTTTCATCGATCCGTCCCTTGATCGACTGGCTCGATTACAACGGCTATACCGTCGTCACCAAGGCGACCAAGGAATTCATCGACCCCAGCGGGCGCCGCAAGGTCAAGGGCAACATGGACATCGAGCTTGCGGTCGATGCCATGGAAATCGCCGAGCACGTCGACCAGATCGTACTATTTTCGGGCGACGGCGATTTCCGTTCGCTGGTCGAGGCGGTGCAACGCCGCGGTGTCCGGGTCACTGTGGTCTCGACGATTTCGAGCCATCCGCCGTTGATCGCCGACGAGTTGCGGCGCCAAGCCGACGTCTTCACCGATCTGGTCGAGCTGCAATCCAAGCTCGGCCGCGATCCGTCCGAGCGTCCGGCTCCGCGCGAGCCGCGTCATCACGCGCCCCAATTCCTGCAGCGCCCGACTAAGACACCGCCGAGGGGCGATGACGACGACGATCGCGACAATTCCGACGATCGATAG
- a CDS encoding epoxide hydrolase family protein, which translates to MRYLVAFGRGAFVARLEDQLVMAPQTFVLNIPDAAIADLKNRLSLTRFPDTAPGEPWAYGSSVEYIRELTTYWNDRFDWRVQEAELNEFPQFKVPLHDIDLHYLHVPGVGPNPYPLLLMHGWPGSVFEFLDIIPRLTDPARFGGDPKDAFTVIAPSLPGYGLSFRPGQKRFVLQDIADCLHDLMTKVLGFEKFAAQGGDWGAGIASLIGQKYPSSVCGIHLNLLFAPRDKIPAGQSEQETRYSEQLAHWLKEETGYQQIQGTKPQTLAFGLTDSPAGLAAWIVEKFRSWSDNDGVPESAISPDRMLGNISLYWFTAAIGSSFWPYYGRLHSGWPISPDKPITVPTGYAAFPKEIIVPPRSIAEKTYTNIQRWTEMKKGGHFAAMEQPAALANEIQQFFRQLRRPAA; encoded by the coding sequence GTGCGTTATCTGGTAGCTTTTGGTCGCGGCGCCTTTGTCGCGCGACTTGAGGATCAACTGGTCATGGCCCCTCAGACGTTTGTGCTCAATATTCCCGATGCAGCTATCGCCGACCTGAAAAACCGCCTTAGCCTAACTCGCTTCCCTGATACCGCCCCCGGTGAGCCATGGGCCTACGGCAGCAGTGTTGAGTATATTCGTGAACTAACGACTTACTGGAACGACCGCTTCGATTGGCGCGTTCAAGAAGCCGAGTTGAATGAGTTTCCGCAGTTTAAGGTGCCATTGCACGACATCGATCTCCATTACTTGCACGTTCCTGGAGTCGGGCCGAACCCATACCCGCTACTTCTAATGCACGGTTGGCCGGGCTCAGTTTTCGAATTCCTCGATATTATTCCTCGCCTGACCGATCCCGCTCGGTTCGGGGGCGACCCGAAGGATGCTTTCACTGTCATTGCACCGTCGCTACCCGGATATGGGCTTTCCTTTAGGCCGGGACAGAAGCGGTTTGTTCTGCAAGACATTGCCGACTGTTTGCACGACCTGATGACGAAGGTGCTCGGCTTTGAGAAGTTTGCAGCGCAAGGTGGCGACTGGGGTGCCGGGATTGCCTCGCTCATCGGACAAAAATACCCATCGTCTGTTTGCGGCATCCACCTGAATTTGTTATTCGCCCCTCGCGACAAGATCCCCGCTGGCCAATCAGAACAGGAAACTCGCTACAGCGAGCAGCTTGCGCACTGGCTTAAAGAAGAGACCGGGTACCAACAAATTCAGGGAACTAAACCGCAGACACTGGCCTTCGGCCTCACGGATTCCCCCGCAGGTCTCGCCGCATGGATCGTAGAGAAATTCCGCTCATGGTCTGATAATGACGGAGTGCCGGAAAGCGCCATCAGCCCCGATCGCATGCTGGGCAATATTTCCCTTTATTGGTTCACGGCTGCAATCGGTTCTTCGTTCTGGCCATACTATGGGCGTCTACACTCGGGTTGGCCGATCTCACCAGATAAACCGATTACCGTTCCAACAGGTTATGCTGCCTTCCCGAAGGAAATAATTGTGCCGCCACGCTCAATCGCTGAAAAGACTTACACCAATATTCAGCGCTGGACCGAGATGAAAAAGGGCGGTCATTTCGCGGCCATGGAGCAGCCCGCCGCGCTCGCCAATGAGATCCAGCAATTCTTCCGTCAACTTCGCCGACCTGCGGCTTAA
- a CDS encoding SIR2 family protein, which produces MSIAADIHYDEAALLERLTTGIQRSNQSVIFLVGSALTAPIREGVAGVPGVRGVIDLIRAEFDATQQIELERQLSANANPYQAAFSFLLGRRGQQAANQIIKRAVWQARSAVATKLASSFSLGENTPDDVCRSLDADLDGWNLTPGVEAIGGLIARYPDHFGRAVLTTNFDPLLSVAIAQSRGTFFRTVLHRDGNLGQTEGSGCHIIHLHGYWYGADTLHTPRQLNQLRPRLKASLSSLLKAKTIVVSGYGGWDDVFTDALMEVVLDDNAFPEIIWTFHSASPKPDERLIAKLTPGMDRGRVTLYSGIDCQSFLPKLLAGWEMLRPTENPSVEKYQSRELKLLAALDNVEDQLSEASAILEGGEEDRPPQSDICVGREKELDEITQSSQRACFITGFGGQGKSTVAAKYFTIAQETDAFDLFVWRDCKEEGERFENQVIDIIIRLSEGTVSANELSQRSMETLAELLAKLGGANRILFVFDNVDHYVDLENQKLTGNADAFLYAFLNLTSASRLVFTCRPDMRYQDQRILTLSISGLNLPAAMELFGKRNAQAQPAEIREAHKVTNGHAFWLDLIAAQTAKNTPDLRLRDILDQIIQGSGTLPASTLSTLGSIWETLHDRQKIVLQTMAETVRPETVLTVGDYLRGRINFNQVNRAIRGLRDLNLIVVKPRRGSEDLLELHPLVREFIRRTFPLQERMSFIDAIIQVYLRFMGIHKQETERSYKVLEHWTENAELYVEAGKLDAAFNCLAEVEADFYKSAAPGEFARAARILFRAINWSEHASYKRFDRVFNAFFKILVNLGRTEEYLKLIEQYGETVPTKDVRYINYCDLCCMMHWTRMEFSEAVEWGEKGKELKEKTNVDTQFSTEHNLALAQRDYGRPDTAITAFLKGVPIEKVIDADEFDEEKDPSFYGNVGRCLHLTGQIDPALVCYRKSALLLQKVRNPHVENQGFVRSWIGELLVAKGDFCSAKAFLQAAKSKWRMVAPQRALLLDEKLREIESQTRHCSPLNASNSERYVLAWINERQQYFVGI; this is translated from the coding sequence ATGTCGATTGCGGCGGACATCCACTATGATGAGGCCGCACTGCTTGAACGGCTCACCACGGGCATTCAGCGCTCAAACCAATCAGTCATATTCCTAGTAGGTTCAGCTTTAACTGCACCGATCAGGGAAGGTGTGGCAGGCGTTCCCGGTGTCCGTGGAGTGATCGACCTCATAAGGGCAGAGTTCGACGCTACACAACAGATCGAACTGGAGAGACAACTTAGCGCCAATGCCAACCCATATCAGGCTGCCTTCTCATTTCTTCTAGGTCGGCGCGGGCAGCAAGCAGCCAACCAAATTATAAAACGAGCCGTGTGGCAAGCTCGCTCCGCCGTTGCTACTAAACTCGCTAGTTCATTCTCACTTGGCGAAAACACGCCCGATGATGTCTGTCGTTCTCTCGATGCTGATCTGGACGGTTGGAACCTTACGCCCGGAGTAGAGGCAATTGGTGGACTGATCGCGAGATACCCTGATCACTTCGGTCGGGCAGTGTTAACGACCAACTTTGATCCGCTTTTGAGTGTCGCAATCGCTCAATCAAGAGGAACTTTTTTTCGAACCGTCCTGCATCGCGACGGTAACTTAGGTCAAACGGAAGGATCTGGCTGCCATATCATTCACCTGCATGGTTATTGGTACGGCGCAGACACGCTGCACACTCCCCGCCAACTAAACCAATTGAGACCTCGTCTAAAGGCCTCCCTCAGCTCGTTGTTGAAGGCGAAGACCATTGTCGTATCAGGATATGGCGGCTGGGACGACGTTTTCACCGACGCTCTGATGGAAGTCGTATTAGATGACAACGCATTTCCTGAAATAATTTGGACTTTTCATTCGGCTTCCCCAAAGCCTGATGAACGGCTGATTGCAAAATTAACTCCCGGAATGGATCGAGGACGCGTAACACTCTATTCGGGTATCGACTGCCAGAGCTTCCTCCCAAAGCTACTGGCAGGTTGGGAGATGTTGCGGCCCACAGAAAATCCATCGGTCGAAAAATATCAATCGCGTGAACTTAAACTCCTGGCGGCCCTTGATAATGTTGAGGATCAGTTAAGCGAAGCCTCTGCGATATTAGAGGGTGGCGAAGAAGACCGACCTCCGCAGAGCGACATTTGTGTTGGCCGCGAAAAAGAACTCGACGAAATTACTCAGTCTTCACAACGGGCCTGCTTCATTACTGGTTTTGGCGGGCAAGGGAAGTCTACAGTAGCAGCGAAGTATTTTACAATCGCACAGGAAACTGACGCGTTTGATCTGTTTGTTTGGAGGGATTGCAAAGAAGAGGGGGAAAGATTTGAAAACCAAGTGATCGATATAATTATTCGGCTGTCGGAAGGGACCGTTTCCGCGAACGAACTATCTCAGCGGTCGATGGAGACGCTGGCAGAATTGCTTGCAAAGCTAGGAGGCGCGAACAGAATACTTTTTGTTTTTGATAACGTCGATCATTATGTCGATCTTGAAAATCAGAAGCTCACCGGCAATGCGGACGCATTCCTTTATGCATTTTTGAACCTAACATCGGCCTCACGACTTGTTTTCACGTGCCGCCCTGACATGCGTTATCAAGACCAGAGGATATTGACCTTAAGCATTAGTGGATTGAACCTACCGGCCGCTATGGAGTTGTTCGGAAAACGCAACGCTCAAGCGCAGCCTGCTGAAATTCGAGAGGCCCACAAGGTTACAAATGGACACGCCTTTTGGTTAGATCTGATTGCTGCACAGACCGCTAAAAATACACCAGACCTCAGACTACGGGATATTCTAGACCAAATTATCCAAGGAAGCGGCACTTTGCCTGCTTCGACATTATCCACGCTGGGTTCGATTTGGGAAACTCTGCACGACCGGCAGAAAATCGTCTTGCAAACGATGGCCGAAACAGTGCGCCCAGAAACGGTTCTGACGGTGGGCGACTATCTTCGTGGGAGAATTAATTTTAATCAGGTCAACCGAGCGATAAGAGGGCTGCGCGACTTGAACCTAATCGTCGTAAAGCCGAGACGCGGATCTGAAGACCTTCTTGAACTGCATCCGCTGGTGCGAGAATTTATTAGGCGCACGTTTCCTCTTCAGGAACGGATGAGTTTTATTGATGCAATTATTCAGGTCTACTTACGGTTTATGGGTATTCATAAACAAGAGACGGAACGCTCATATAAGGTTTTGGAGCATTGGACGGAGAACGCCGAGTTATACGTTGAGGCTGGAAAGCTTGATGCTGCTTTCAACTGTTTGGCGGAAGTCGAGGCCGATTTTTATAAGAGCGCCGCTCCGGGCGAATTTGCCCGGGCAGCGAGAATTCTTTTCCGTGCCATTAACTGGTCAGAGCACGCTTCCTACAAACGCTTTGACAGGGTGTTCAACGCTTTCTTCAAAATTCTTGTCAATTTGGGGCGTACAGAAGAGTATCTGAAGCTGATAGAGCAATACGGCGAAACAGTCCCAACAAAGGATGTTAGGTATATTAACTATTGCGACTTGTGCTGCATGATGCACTGGACGCGGATGGAGTTCAGCGAGGCAGTCGAGTGGGGAGAAAAAGGCAAGGAATTGAAAGAAAAGACAAACGTCGATACCCAATTTTCCACCGAACATAATTTGGCACTCGCACAGCGAGACTATGGACGGCCTGATACTGCGATCACTGCTTTTCTCAAAGGCGTACCAATTGAAAAGGTAATTGACGCCGACGAATTCGACGAAGAAAAAGATCCTTCGTTCTACGGAAACGTCGGTCGTTGTTTGCACCTGACGGGACAAATCGATCCGGCGTTGGTTTGCTATAGAAAATCCGCTTTGTTGCTGCAAAAAGTTCGAAACCCGCATGTCGAAAATCAAGGCTTTGTCAGAAGTTGGATTGGGGAGCTCTTGGTAGCAAAAGGTGACTTCTGTTCTGCGAAAGCGTTCTTGCAAGCGGCCAAATCAAAATGGAGAATGGTTGCTCCGCAGCGGGCCCTCCTTCTAGACGAGAAGCTGAGGGAAATCGAAAGCCAAACGCGCCACTGCAGTCCTCTAAACGCTTCAAATTCGGAGCGATATGTACTCGCTTGGATCAATGAAAGGCAGCAATACTTTGTTGGTATATGA
- a CDS encoding toll/interleukin-1 receptor domain-containing protein, translating into MRVFISWSGELSRQLSEAIRDWLPSALQSVRPYFTPSDIDKGARWATEISEALSASKVGIIVLTRDNLRSNWIMFESGAISSTLDKSRICPILFDLEPTDLQGPLAQFQVTRFAEDDFRKLFHTINSQLGEHSLIENVAQAVFDKWWPDLNEELSKIMQGHTAKADVPKIRSDRDLIEEMLLLVRGQAAARSAKYEGSTMQQFAGLLKYVVDEDCWVNADEFSKKLVSLSNFTKERLAEGESKNAVLRDLEELVKRTRPLPGRTRAKLTKPAADDDDIPF; encoded by the coding sequence GTGCGCGTTTTTATAAGCTGGTCGGGAGAACTCAGCCGACAGTTGAGTGAGGCCATTCGTGATTGGCTTCCGAGTGCCCTTCAATCTGTAAGGCCTTACTTCACCCCAAGCGATATAGACAAGGGAGCCAGATGGGCCACCGAAATCTCTGAAGCCCTTTCCGCATCGAAAGTTGGCATAATTGTTCTTACCCGAGACAACCTTCGGAGCAATTGGATAATGTTCGAGAGTGGTGCAATTTCATCAACTCTCGATAAGAGCCGAATTTGTCCCATCTTGTTTGATCTCGAACCAACTGATCTCCAGGGGCCACTTGCGCAATTTCAAGTAACCCGATTTGCAGAAGATGATTTCCGAAAACTGTTCCACACCATCAACTCGCAGTTGGGGGAGCACAGCCTGATTGAGAATGTCGCTCAGGCGGTATTCGATAAGTGGTGGCCAGATCTGAACGAAGAGCTTTCGAAGATAATGCAAGGACATACGGCAAAGGCCGATGTTCCTAAAATTCGATCGGACCGTGACCTTATCGAAGAAATGCTGCTGTTGGTTAGGGGACAAGCTGCGGCCCGTTCTGCGAAGTACGAGGGGTCTACGATGCAGCAATTTGCAGGTTTACTCAAATATGTCGTCGATGAGGATTGTTGGGTTAACGCCGACGAATTTAGCAAGAAATTGGTGAGCCTGAGCAATTTTACCAAGGAAAGGTTAGCTGAAGGCGAAAGTAAGAATGCAGTCCTTAGGGATTTGGAGGAATTGGTCAAGCGCACGCGACCGCTGCCCGGTCGGACGAGGGCTAAATTGACGAAGCCCGCCGCTGATGACGACGACATACCATTTTGA
- a CDS encoding pentapeptide repeat-containing protein — translation MKISAFETEALPPDFWEQAQRFLSLKEGNFIAQVDHLGWDRSRDFRHADLAGIDFSNCDLRGFDFSGSDLRNCYGTRVKWDATTIFTRADARGSLFEYAIQKADYFDTHPEDYETVKRLAGEIWTNAILGVEELLQRNKRGGSSLKIAQAVFDETKSTVVRSDILRFMRIASESEEEHKAFIFNTFARFSDQQSIVVAGIRALAGFYRDDIVVFNWLRCFLRSDNKDSRREAFKGLIASKHFLRGIGALRDYAINSGDSLTRRMLLGRLAAIAGPRYVRAARDTDVENYLDFIRPITRRKLEDMALRTLTLQRLKGREEATSHNVTDALPPVRIQDSEISEMARDFRQYLSALKQQYKIPFVFDL, via the coding sequence TTGAAGATTAGTGCTTTTGAAACAGAGGCTCTTCCGCCCGATTTTTGGGAACAGGCGCAACGGTTCCTCTCACTGAAAGAAGGCAACTTTATTGCGCAGGTGGACCATCTCGGCTGGGATCGTTCTCGCGACTTCAGGCATGCAGACCTTGCTGGCATCGACTTTTCAAATTGCGACCTGCGTGGATTTGACTTCAGCGGATCAGACCTGCGGAACTGTTACGGGACGCGAGTAAAGTGGGATGCGACGACCATATTCACCCGCGCCGACGCCAGAGGTTCGTTGTTTGAATACGCAATACAGAAGGCCGACTACTTCGACACTCACCCTGAGGACTACGAGACAGTCAAGCGGCTCGCTGGTGAGATATGGACTAACGCCATTCTAGGTGTTGAAGAACTGCTACAGCGAAACAAGAGGGGAGGATCGTCGCTGAAAATTGCTCAAGCTGTTTTTGACGAGACTAAGAGCACAGTTGTTCGCTCCGACATCCTTCGGTTTATGCGAATTGCCAGTGAGAGCGAAGAGGAGCACAAAGCGTTCATATTCAACACATTCGCGCGCTTTTCCGATCAACAATCGATTGTGGTTGCAGGCATCAGGGCGCTGGCCGGGTTCTATAGGGACGATATCGTAGTGTTCAACTGGCTACGGTGCTTCCTTAGGAGCGACAACAAAGACTCGAGGCGCGAAGCATTCAAAGGACTCATCGCATCGAAGCATTTCTTACGCGGTATCGGCGCGCTCAGGGACTATGCGATCAACTCCGGGGACAGCCTTACCCGTCGAATGCTCCTGGGTAGGTTAGCAGCAATCGCTGGTCCCCGTTACGTGCGCGCAGCCAGAGACACGGACGTCGAAAACTACTTGGATTTTATTCGGCCGATAACCCGAAGGAAGTTGGAGGACATGGCGCTTAGAACCCTAACTCTTCAACGCCTTAAAGGGCGTGAGGAGGCCACCAGTCACAATGTCACGGATGCTCTACCCCCCGTTCGCATTCAAGACAGCGAGATTAGTGAAATGGCGCGCGATTTCAGACAGTATCTTTCCGCTCTCAAGCAGCAGTACAAAATACCCTTCGTATTTGACCTGTAA
- a CDS encoding flagellin, translating into MSGIVLSASVRQNLLSLQSTASLLATTQNDLATGNKVNSALDNPTNFFTAQGLNNRASDINNLLDSIGNGVQVLQAANTGITSLQGLVASAQSIANQVLQSPVGYTTKSNVTSTAITGATANNLLGPGTAGSVTAGAVATTINLGSSGSIAFSVAVDAGTAKTITLSSANVTAYNTANGTSLNANSLSASDVANLTNYQFGSTVASVSGGKLVFTSGTTGTSSSVTTTAEVVTGGATGTTGVAVGTNAGTNPSLQGETLTIGATGGGTATSITFGTGNGQISTLNALNTALAANNLQASISTTGQINIATTNNAASSTIGTIGGTAAASGAAFNGLTAAAAVADPNSQATRASLVAQYNNVLQQINTTAQDSSFNGVNLLNGDTLNLTFDETGASKLAISGVTFNTAGLSLSTLTAGTDFLDNNSANKALTALSNASTTLRSEASALGSNLSIVQIRQDFNKNLINVLQTGSSNLTLADPNQEAANSQALSTRQSIAVSALALANQSQQSVLQLLR; encoded by the coding sequence ATGTCCGGTATCGTCCTCTCGGCATCCGTTCGCCAAAATCTTCTCTCCCTGCAGTCGACAGCTTCGCTGCTTGCGACGACCCAGAATGACCTCGCCACCGGCAATAAGGTCAACTCGGCGCTCGACAATCCCACCAACTTCTTCACCGCGCAGGGCCTCAACAACCGCGCCAGCGACATCAACAACCTGCTCGACAGCATCGGCAACGGCGTGCAGGTCCTGCAGGCCGCCAACACCGGCATCACCTCGCTGCAAGGTCTGGTCGCCAGCGCCCAGTCGATCGCCAACCAGGTGCTGCAGAGCCCGGTCGGCTATACGACCAAGTCCAATGTGACCTCGACCGCCATCACTGGCGCCACGGCGAACAACCTGCTCGGCCCGGGCACTGCTGGTTCGGTCACCGCCGGTGCTGTCGCCACGACCATCAATTTGGGTTCTTCGGGCTCCATAGCCTTCAGTGTTGCGGTCGATGCTGGTACGGCCAAGACCATCACGCTCAGCTCCGCAAATGTTACGGCGTACAACACGGCAAACGGTACTTCGCTCAACGCTAACAGCCTGAGCGCATCTGATGTCGCCAACCTCACCAACTACCAGTTCGGGTCCACCGTCGCTTCGGTTTCAGGCGGCAAATTGGTGTTCACTTCGGGCACAACGGGTACGAGCTCCAGCGTCACAACCACCGCCGAGGTCGTGACTGGCGGGGCCACCGGCACGACCGGCGTCGCTGTGGGAACCAACGCCGGCACGAACCCTTCGCTCCAGGGCGAGACGCTCACGATTGGCGCCACCGGCGGCGGCACGGCGACCAGCATCACCTTCGGAACCGGTAACGGGCAAATCTCGACGCTCAATGCGCTCAATACCGCGCTGGCGGCGAACAACCTGCAGGCCAGCATCAGCACGACCGGACAGATCAACATCGCGACCACCAACAACGCGGCTTCGTCGACGATCGGCACGATTGGCGGGACGGCAGCAGCAAGTGGTGCGGCTTTCAACGGCTTGACGGCTGCGGCTGCGGTCGCTGATCCGAACTCGCAGGCCACACGCGCCAGCCTGGTCGCCCAGTACAACAACGTGCTGCAGCAGATCAACACCACGGCGCAGGACTCGTCCTTCAACGGCGTCAACCTGCTGAACGGCGATACCCTTAACCTGACGTTCGACGAGACCGGCGCTTCGAAGCTGGCGATTTCCGGCGTCACCTTCAACACCGCCGGCCTCAGTCTCTCGACGCTTACCGCGGGCACCGACTTCCTCGACAACAACTCGGCCAACAAAGCGTTGACCGCGCTGAGCAACGCCAGCACGACGCTGCGCTCGGAAGCATCCGCGCTGGGTTCGAACCTGTCGATCGTGCAGATCCGCCAGGACTTCAACAAGAACCTGATCAACGTGCTGCAGACCGGCTCGTCCAACCTGACGCTGGCCGACCCGAACCAGGAAGCGGCCAACAGCCAGGCGCTGTCGACCCGGCAGTCGATCGCGGTCTCGGCGCTGGCGCTCGCCAACCAGTCCCAGCAGAGCGTGCTTCAGCTCCTGCGCTGA
- a CDS encoding flagellar biosynthesis repressor FlbT, giving the protein MPLRFDLGPFESLFIGKSVLTNHGDRTTFVLEGEIPILRAKDVLSPQSAATSLERLYCCVQQMYLEDDVEKYRGSYLALAVKALSENSNLHVDLQTADQMVKSGQFYRALKGLKKLIGANSSSVQMATARK; this is encoded by the coding sequence ATGCCACTCAGATTTGACCTAGGACCATTCGAGAGTTTATTTATCGGCAAGAGCGTACTCACCAATCACGGTGACCGAACAACGTTCGTTCTGGAGGGTGAAATCCCCATTTTGCGTGCGAAGGATGTGCTTTCGCCTCAATCGGCGGCAACTTCTCTGGAGAGGCTTTATTGCTGCGTTCAACAGATGTACCTCGAAGATGATGTGGAAAAATATCGAGGGTCATATCTTGCACTGGCGGTTAAGGCGCTTTCCGAAAACTCCAATCTCCACGTCGATCTTCAGACCGCCGACCAAATGGTAAAAAGTGGTCAATTCTACAGGGCCTTAAAAGGTTTGAAAAAGCTCATTGGGGCAAATTCATCTTCTGTCCAAATGGCTACTGCTCGCAAGTAG
- a CDS encoding dipeptidase yields MLGGGVGPRGSTAAAQTAETASAALDVLRKSISVDVHTHGGTSGITSQAPPNDALANGMLAGSLAVACLADVPDGPILGRNAAGVLGALRTPEPGQLYKYHLGRLDWVDEMVAHHGLRRALSAADLEAAHAAGHPSIVGDVEGLDFLEGKLERLEQAHQRGIRHVQLVHYTPNDIGDFQTGVVTHQGLTSYGAEVVRACHRLGFVCDVAHATEDTVKQAVKVATKPLLLSHTALSGSPAMGPTPLTARQISRDHARAIAETGGAIGIWHFFPSLEKYVGGLKEMADVVGVEHVCVGTDQQVTPGSLQDYSQWVHLVAAMLRGGFTPEEAGNIAGGNYMRVFRAAVG; encoded by the coding sequence ATGCTTGGCGGCGGCGTGGGGCCGCGCGGTTCGACCGCCGCCGCCCAGACGGCCGAAACCGCCTCTGCCGCGCTCGACGTGCTGCGAAAATCCATCTCTGTCGATGTCCACACGCATGGCGGAACGAGTGGAATTACGTCTCAAGCGCCTCCCAATGACGCCCTCGCAAACGGGATGCTGGCGGGATCGTTGGCGGTCGCGTGCCTCGCAGACGTGCCGGATGGTCCCATCCTCGGCAGAAATGCGGCCGGGGTCCTCGGCGCGCTGCGCACGCCGGAGCCGGGCCAGCTCTACAAGTACCATCTTGGGCGCCTCGATTGGGTGGATGAGATGGTCGCCCACCATGGCCTGCGTCGCGCACTTTCGGCAGCCGATCTCGAGGCCGCACACGCAGCGGGGCACCCCTCGATCGTGGGTGACGTGGAAGGGCTCGACTTCCTCGAGGGAAAACTCGAGCGGCTCGAGCAGGCGCATCAGCGCGGCATCAGGCACGTTCAGCTCGTGCACTACACGCCCAACGACATCGGCGACTTCCAGACTGGCGTCGTCACGCATCAGGGGCTCACCTCGTACGGCGCCGAGGTGGTCCGCGCTTGCCACCGGCTCGGATTTGTCTGCGACGTCGCGCATGCGACCGAGGACACGGTGAAGCAGGCGGTCAAAGTCGCGACCAAGCCCCTGCTCTTGTCCCACACCGCGCTTTCCGGCTCTCCGGCGATGGGCCCGACGCCGCTCACGGCACGACAGATCAGCCGCGACCACGCACGCGCAATTGCCGAGACGGGCGGCGCAATCGGCATCTGGCACTTCTTTCCGAGCCTCGAAAAATATGTCGGTGGCCTGAAAGAAATGGCCGATGTCGTCGGCGTAGAGCACGTTTGCGTCGGCACTGACCAGCAAGTCACCCCCGGCAGCCTGCAAGACTACTCGCAGTGGGTGCATCTGGTCGCGGCGATGCTGCGCGGCGGCTTCACGCCCGAAGAGGCCGGAAACATTGCGGGCGGCAACTATATGCGCGTCTTTCGTGCTGCAGTCGGCTGA
- a CDS encoding universal stress protein — MYRKVLLAYDGSIEGRRALREGAKLAQLCRAEVFLLAVVELSYIVTPDAGLTIPIDEQTANYKATLAEGVERLKALGFSPTARLETGDPGQTIADVAEEIGAQLVVVGHRPQGLLARWWFGSVGSYLVKRLRCSILVGQTEISDDEFEQLKQPGEKPTSDTASILPSE, encoded by the coding sequence ATGTATAGGAAGGTTCTTCTCGCTTATGACGGCTCAATCGAAGGACGGCGGGCGTTGCGAGAGGGAGCCAAGCTCGCGCAGCTATGCCGAGCCGAGGTTTTCCTGCTAGCTGTTGTAGAGCTATCTTACATCGTGACCCCTGATGCTGGGCTTACCATTCCGATAGACGAACAAACGGCAAATTACAAAGCCACCCTTGCGGAAGGCGTGGAGCGTCTCAAGGCGTTGGGTTTTTCACCCACCGCACGATTGGAAACGGGAGATCCCGGGCAAACAATTGCAGATGTCGCCGAGGAAATAGGAGCGCAACTCGTCGTCGTTGGTCATCGCCCGCAAGGGCTGCTAGCCCGATGGTGGTTCGGGTCTGTCGGCAGTTACCTGGTCAAGCGCCTCCGCTGCAGCATTCTGGTCGGTCAAACGGAGATCAGCGATGATGAATTTGAGCAGCTGAAGCAGCCGGGTGAAAAGCCCACCTCAGACACCGCTTCGATACTACCAAGCGAATAA